The following coding sequences are from one Streptomyces sp. NBC_01232 window:
- a CDS encoding NmrA family transcriptional regulator, which produces MPCSSPAPTRRRSDALALARDAGASKVVLLSSHGPEYEEANPPETWFWLAIEKAVEASGLAWTHIRPSAVMGAVIEGTYPATGSDWPATVRADGVVREALLGEGHYPFIHEEDLAAVAAAALTGDDYAGTVVEAVGPPLSTRARVRSVAAALGRDIGTVDLAPDAGRAVWRGLGWPEGAIEVTLYALAEYGARYPELLRWTLDQRPSVQDIIGRPPRTYDDWVRENIGSFG; this is translated from the coding sequence GTGCCGTGTTCCTCGCCGGCGCCCACCCGTCGACGGTCGGACGCCCTCGCTCTCGCCCGGGACGCCGGCGCCTCGAAGGTCGTCCTGCTGTCGTCCCACGGGCCGGAGTACGAGGAGGCGAATCCGCCGGAGACCTGGTTCTGGCTGGCGATCGAGAAGGCGGTGGAGGCCTCGGGCCTCGCCTGGACGCATATCAGGCCGTCGGCCGTGATGGGCGCCGTCATCGAGGGCACCTACCCGGCGACGGGGTCGGACTGGCCCGCCACCGTCCGGGCGGACGGGGTGGTCCGGGAGGCCCTTCTCGGAGAGGGGCACTACCCCTTCATCCACGAGGAGGACCTCGCCGCCGTGGCGGCCGCGGCCCTGACCGGTGACGACTACGCCGGGACGGTCGTCGAGGCGGTGGGCCCGCCACTGAGCACACGTGCCCGTGTAAGGAGCGTCGCCGCGGCCCTCGGCCGCGACATCGGCACGGTCGATCTGGCGCCGGACGCCGGCCGGGCGGTCTGGCGAGGTCTCGGCTGGCCCGAAGGCGCGATCGAGGTGACCTTGTACGCGCTGGCGGAGTACGGCGCCCGGTACCCCGAACTCCTCCGCTGGACCCTGGACCAGCGGCCGTCCGTGCAGGACATCATCGGCCGCCCCCCGCGCACCTACGACGACTGGGTGCGCGAGAACATCGGCTCATTCGGCTGA
- a CDS encoding NAD-dependent epimerase/dehydratase family protein has product MRVLVTGGAGFIGSHIVAELIGRGHEPMVFDLAENGRGGGGQGGRDIRDADAVAHALAGVDAVCHQAARVGLGKDFEDAPGYVSANDLGTAVLLAEMARAGVPRLLLAGSMVVYGEGRYECPAHGTVRPGPRDEDDLRAGRFEPRCPLCGAAPAPGLVSEDAPMDPRNVYATTKLAQEHLASSWARATGGRVVSLRYHNVYGPGMPRDTPYAGVAALFLSSLARGEAPRVFEDGGQRRDFVHVRDVAGANAVALEALSGPDAAAGAGPAGFTAYNVGSGDPRTVGDMAGALAAACGGPAPVVTGEYRLGDVRHITADSARLRRELGWRPTVPFATGMAELATGTPPPERAGSGGPGGGILVSWPGSAE; this is encoded by the coding sequence ATGCGTGTACTTGTGACTGGAGGCGCGGGCTTCATCGGCTCGCACATCGTCGCCGAGCTGATCGGCCGCGGGCACGAGCCGATGGTCTTCGACCTGGCGGAGAACGGCAGGGGCGGCGGCGGGCAGGGTGGGCGCGACATCCGCGACGCGGACGCCGTGGCCCACGCGCTCGCGGGCGTGGACGCGGTCTGTCACCAGGCGGCCAGAGTGGGCCTGGGGAAGGACTTCGAGGACGCGCCCGGCTACGTGTCCGCCAACGACCTCGGCACCGCCGTACTGCTGGCCGAGATGGCCCGGGCGGGGGTGCCGAGGCTGCTGCTCGCCGGATCGATGGTGGTCTACGGCGAGGGCCGCTACGAGTGCCCCGCCCACGGCACCGTACGGCCCGGCCCGCGCGACGAGGACGATCTGCGGGCCGGGCGGTTCGAACCACGCTGCCCGCTCTGCGGCGCCGCACCGGCGCCGGGGCTGGTCTCGGAGGACGCCCCGATGGACCCGCGGAACGTCTACGCCACGACCAAACTCGCCCAGGAGCACCTCGCCTCCTCCTGGGCCCGGGCGACCGGCGGGCGCGTCGTCTCGCTGCGCTACCACAACGTCTACGGGCCGGGGATGCCCCGCGACACCCCGTACGCGGGGGTGGCCGCGCTGTTCCTGTCCTCGCTCGCGCGCGGCGAGGCGCCCCGCGTCTTCGAGGACGGCGGACAGCGCCGGGACTTCGTCCACGTACGGGACGTGGCCGGGGCCAACGCGGTGGCCCTGGAGGCGCTGTCCGGGCCGGACGCGGCCGCCGGCGCCGGGCCCGCGGGATTCACCGCGTACAACGTCGGCAGCGGTGACCCGAGGACCGTCGGCGACATGGCGGGGGCGCTGGCCGCCGCCTGCGGGGGACCGGCCCCGGTCGTCACCGGCGAGTACCGCCTCGGCGACGTGCGCCACATCACCGCGGACTCTGCGCGCCTGCGGCGCGAGCTGGGCTGGCGCCCGACGGTCCCCTTCGCCACGGGCATGGCCGAGCTCGCGACGGGCACGCCGCCGCCGGAGCGAGCCGGGTCCGGGGGCCCCGGCGGGGGGATCCTGGTCAGCTGGCCGGGGTCAGCCGAATGA
- a CDS encoding serine hydrolase domain-containing protein, which produces MPHTRPADRPVPRLRRAASVTAVAIALLAGLAPAASAASQAAPAAYGPAAGRHLDRTRLQAGLDAIHEAGVYGIYSAVRDGRERFDGASGLADVSTGRKVRPDLRHRVGSVTKTFTAVAVLQQSAKGRVDLDRPVGDYVPELLPGERGRKVTVRMLLNHTSGIHDYVGDAFPSLLKGTTESLDDHRYRTVKPAELIGYGVARPQLFEPGTEWSYSNTNYVLLGEVLRKVTGQDPERLITQDVIRRAGLRDTYFPGADPYIRGAHARMYESFYGIIDPPRDYSDYNMTWAGTAGALVSTTQDLNTFYRALLRGDLLPRRQLDQMRTTVDVKDETGAVSMRYGLGIYSLDTPCGPVWGHDGGVFGAGTWTLSSPDGTRQFAIGYNLMKYQRLNESGTALDPHPADAAMRDYRDQSLCGTTAPRTPDPAPKKRSAEAPAAEAPAAPRVLPPNLPALPGPLSGPLL; this is translated from the coding sequence GTGCCCCACACCCGTCCTGCCGACCGCCCCGTACCGCGACTGCGTCGTGCCGCCTCGGTCACCGCCGTCGCCATAGCCCTGCTCGCGGGCCTCGCCCCGGCCGCGAGCGCCGCGAGCCAGGCGGCGCCGGCCGCCTACGGCCCGGCCGCCGGCCGCCACCTCGACCGGACCCGGCTGCAGGCGGGGCTGGACGCGATCCACGAGGCGGGTGTATATGGCATCTACTCTGCGGTCCGTGACGGCCGCGAGCGCTTCGACGGCGCCTCCGGCCTCGCCGACGTCTCCACCGGGCGCAAGGTCCGCCCCGACCTGCGCCACCGCGTCGGCAGCGTCACCAAGACGTTCACCGCCGTCGCCGTCCTCCAGCAGTCCGCCAAGGGCCGGGTGGACCTCGACCGGCCGGTCGGCGACTACGTGCCCGAGCTGCTGCCCGGCGAGCGCGGTCGCAAGGTCACCGTACGCATGCTCCTCAACCACACCAGCGGGATCCACGACTACGTCGGCGACGCCTTCCCCTCCCTCCTGAAGGGGACCACGGAGAGCCTGGACGATCACCGGTACCGCACGGTGAAGCCGGCCGAGCTGATCGGCTACGGGGTGGCCCGGCCGCAGCTGTTCGAACCCGGCACCGAATGGTCCTACTCCAACACCAACTATGTGCTGCTGGGCGAGGTGCTCCGCAAGGTCACCGGCCAGGACCCGGAGCGGCTGATCACGCAGGACGTGATCCGGCGCGCGGGCCTGCGGGACACCTACTTCCCCGGCGCCGACCCGTACATCCGCGGTGCGCACGCCCGCATGTACGAGAGCTTCTACGGCATCATCGACCCGCCGCGCGACTACAGCGACTACAACATGACCTGGGCCGGCACCGCCGGCGCCCTCGTCTCCACCACGCAGGACCTCAACACCTTCTACCGCGCCCTGCTGCGCGGGGACCTTCTGCCGCGCCGCCAGCTGGACCAGATGCGCACCACCGTCGATGTCAAGGACGAGACGGGAGCCGTGAGCATGCGCTACGGCCTCGGCATCTACTCCCTGGACACGCCGTGCGGCCCGGTCTGGGGGCACGACGGGGGCGTCTTCGGCGCCGGTACCTGGACCCTGTCCAGCCCGGACGGCACCCGCCAGTTCGCCATCGGGTACAACCTGATGAAGTACCAGCGCCTCAACGAGAGCGGCACCGCCCTGGACCCGCACCCCGCCGACGCCGCCATGCGGGACTACCGGGACCAGTCCCTCTGCGGCACCACCGCGCCCCGGACCCCGGACCCGGCCCCGAAGAAGCGCTCCGCCGAGGCCCCGGCGGCCGAGGCTCCGGCCGCCCCCCGCGTACTGCCCCCGAACCTCCCGGCCCTCCCCGGGCCGCTGTCGGGCCCCCTCCTGTGA
- a CDS encoding DUF6400 family protein, protein MAPHDPTPPSDASGAPDASELVDFPVDLTSQEVLRRAQVMAALGPDWDPVEVLLGEEAAYDLLYSGLDAGQQRVYDDLVAAGVLPARGDGSAAA, encoded by the coding sequence ATGGCCCCCCACGACCCCACCCCTCCCTCCGACGCCTCCGGTGCTCCCGACGCGTCCGAGCTGGTCGATTTCCCCGTCGACCTCACCTCGCAGGAGGTGCTCCGGCGCGCCCAGGTGATGGCGGCCCTCGGCCCGGACTGGGATCCGGTGGAGGTGCTGCTCGGCGAGGAGGCCGCGTACGACCTGCTGTACTCCGGGCTCGACGCCGGACAGCAGCGCGTCTACGACGACCTGGTCGCCGCCGGTGTGCTGCCCGCACGCGGAGACGGCAGTGCTGCCGCTTGA